CAATCGGGGAAATGCTCTGGGATGAACTCCCCAGCGGGGCCATGCCGGGCGGTGCGCCGTTGAATTTCGCTTGGCATTGTCATCAACTCGGTGCGGAGGTCGTGCTCATCAGCCGAGTTGGGGCGGATGAGCGGGGCGATGCGTTGCGAGAATTGCTGCAATCGTGGAGGATTTCCGATCGCTGGCTGCAAACCGATGCGACCCGCCCCACCGGCCGAGTCGAGGTGCGACTTTCGGCATCCGGCGAGCCGAGCTATTCCATTCTCGAAAATGTCGCTTATGATGCAATCGAATGGCCCCCACTCGATTCAGAAATATGGGCACGGGTTGATGCGATTTCCTATGGCACACTCGCTCAGCGATCGCCACAATCGCAGTCGGCGATTCAGTTTGGGCTGGCGCATGCCAATCCCCGGCTGCGAATCTGCGATCTGAATTTGCGGCCGCCGTTTGTCGATGCCCGCACCGTTCAGGCGAGCATTCAAGCGGCGAATTGGCTGAAATTGAACGAGATGGAACTCCCGAATGTCGCGGAAATGCTCGGGCTGCCCGGGCATTCGCCGGATGACTGGGTGCTGGAGTTGCAGCGGCGCGAGCCGCAATTGCAATTGGTGGTGCAAACGCTGGGTGAAGCGGGGTGTCGGCTCTGGG
This DNA window, taken from Tuwongella immobilis, encodes the following:
- a CDS encoding carbohydrate kinase family protein — translated: MDRKPPCILAIGEMLWDELPSGAMPGGAPLNFAWHCHQLGAEVVLISRVGADERGDALRELLQSWRISDRWLQTDATRPTGRVEVRLSASGEPSYSILENVAYDAIEWPPLDSEIWARVDAISYGTLAQRSPQSQSAIQFGLAHANPRLRICDLNLRPPFVDARTVQASIQAANWLKLNEMELPNVAEMLGLPGHSPDDWVLELQRREPQLQLVVQTLGEAGCRLWANGQSWQIPGVSVPVVDTVGAGDAFTAALWIRRWHGADWPIAALHATQYAALVVQHPGGTPRIPNTDFPWNQVRS